A single region of the Coregonus clupeaformis isolate EN_2021a chromosome 16, ASM2061545v1, whole genome shotgun sequence genome encodes:
- the c16h22orf39 gene encoding UPF0545 protein C22orf39 homolog, whose product MADSGAMWRPPRTCDDYWSEFRHCKSLWNRFHNYYAHGTSPSCGQWKEDYYSCREWEKNPGPETKDALQQSERNREAEQRKFTPVWDLRRDPPRDWHMPLHQGKPPDSQS is encoded by the exons ATGGCAGATTCTGGAGCAATGTGGAGG CCGCCCCGGACCTGCGATGACTACTGGAGTGAATTCAGACACTGCAAAAGCCTGTGGAACCGTTTCCATAACTACTATGCCCATGGCACATCCCCCTCCTGCGGGCAGTGGAAAGAAGACTACTACTCATGTAGAGAGTGGGAGAAGAACCCAGGCCCAGAGACCAAG GATGCTTTACAGCAGAGTGAGAGGAACCGGGAGGCGGAGCAGAGGAAGTTCACCCCTGTGTGGGACCTGAGACGAGATCCGCCCAGAGATTGGCACATGCCCCTGCACCAGGGCAAGCCCCCAGATTCCCAGTCCTAA
- the LOC121584971 gene encoding ubiquitin recognition factor in ER-associated degradation protein 1 isoform X2 — MFSFNMFDHPIPRAFQNRFSTQYRCYSVSMLAGPNDRSDVEKGGKIIMPPSALDQLSRLNITYPMLFKLTNKNSDRMTHCGVLEFVADEGICYLPHWMMQNLLLEEGGLVQVESVNLMVATYSKFQPQSPDFLDITNPKAVLENALRNFACLTTGDVIAINYNEKIYELRVMETKPDKAVSIIECDMNVDFDAPLGYKEPERRYKAPEEPKEEEGDPSTWTDMDMRFRAFTGSGNRLDGKKKGIEPSPVPIDPSDIKRGIPNYEYKVGRITFIRNSRPQPRKTTEDEDSEFIAFSGEGQSLRKKGGRKP, encoded by the exons ATG TTTTCCTTCAACATGTTTGACCACCCGATCCCACGGGCTTTCCAAAACCGCTTCTCCACTCAATACCGCTGCTACTCTGTGTCCATGCTGGCGGGTCCCAACGACCGGTCAGATGTGGAgaaaggaggaaaaa TTATAATGCCGCCATCTGCACTTGACCAACTAA GCAGACTTAACATCACCTACCCCATGTTGTTCAAACTGACGAACAAGAACTCAGACAGAATGACACACTGTGGTGTCCTGGAGTTTGTAGCAGATGAGGGTATTTGTTACCTGCCACACTGG ATGATGCAGAATCTCCTGCTGGAGGAAGGAGGCCTGGTTCAGGTGGAGAGCGTTAATCTCATGGTGGCCACATACTCCAAGTTCCAGCCTCAGAGCCCAGACTTCCTGGATATCACTAACCCCAAAGCAGT GTTGGAAAATGCCTTGAGAAACTTTGCCTGCTTAACCACAGGAGATGTTATCGCAATTAACTACAATGAAAAG ATCTATGAACTGCGAGTGATGGAGACTAAGCCAGACAAGGCAGTATCTATCATTGAATGTGATATGAAT GTGGACTTTGATGCTCCACTGGGTTACAAAGAACCAGAGAGACGTTACAAAGCACCAGAGGAGCCCAAA gaggaggaaggagaccCCAGCACTTGGACTGACATGGACATGAGATTCAGA GCCTTCACTGGTTCAGGCAATCGTCTGGATGGCAAAAAGAAAGGCATTGAGCCTAGCCCCGTCCCCATCGATCCCAGTGACATTAAAAG AGGGATTCCTAACTACGAGTACAAGGTTGGCAGGATCACCTTTATCAGAAACTCCAGGCCTCAGCCCAGGAAAACAACAGAGGAT GAGGATTCAGAATTCATCGCCTTCTCTGGTGAGGGACAGTCACTACGCAAGAAAGGTGGTAGAAAGCCTTGA
- the LOC121584971 gene encoding ubiquitin recognition factor in ER-associated degradation protein 1 isoform X1: MQFSFNMFDHPIPRAFQNRFSTQYRCYSVSMLAGPNDRSDVEKGGKIIMPPSALDQLSRLNITYPMLFKLTNKNSDRMTHCGVLEFVADEGICYLPHWMMQNLLLEEGGLVQVESVNLMVATYSKFQPQSPDFLDITNPKAVLENALRNFACLTTGDVIAINYNEKIYELRVMETKPDKAVSIIECDMNVDFDAPLGYKEPERRYKAPEEPKEEEGDPSTWTDMDMRFRAFTGSGNRLDGKKKGIEPSPVPIDPSDIKRGIPNYEYKVGRITFIRNSRPQPRKTTEDEDSEFIAFSGEGQSLRKKGGRKP, from the exons ATGCAG TTTTCCTTCAACATGTTTGACCACCCGATCCCACGGGCTTTCCAAAACCGCTTCTCCACTCAATACCGCTGCTACTCTGTGTCCATGCTGGCGGGTCCCAACGACCGGTCAGATGTGGAgaaaggaggaaaaa TTATAATGCCGCCATCTGCACTTGACCAACTAA GCAGACTTAACATCACCTACCCCATGTTGTTCAAACTGACGAACAAGAACTCAGACAGAATGACACACTGTGGTGTCCTGGAGTTTGTAGCAGATGAGGGTATTTGTTACCTGCCACACTGG ATGATGCAGAATCTCCTGCTGGAGGAAGGAGGCCTGGTTCAGGTGGAGAGCGTTAATCTCATGGTGGCCACATACTCCAAGTTCCAGCCTCAGAGCCCAGACTTCCTGGATATCACTAACCCCAAAGCAGT GTTGGAAAATGCCTTGAGAAACTTTGCCTGCTTAACCACAGGAGATGTTATCGCAATTAACTACAATGAAAAG ATCTATGAACTGCGAGTGATGGAGACTAAGCCAGACAAGGCAGTATCTATCATTGAATGTGATATGAAT GTGGACTTTGATGCTCCACTGGGTTACAAAGAACCAGAGAGACGTTACAAAGCACCAGAGGAGCCCAAA gaggaggaaggagaccCCAGCACTTGGACTGACATGGACATGAGATTCAGA GCCTTCACTGGTTCAGGCAATCGTCTGGATGGCAAAAAGAAAGGCATTGAGCCTAGCCCCGTCCCCATCGATCCCAGTGACATTAAAAG AGGGATTCCTAACTACGAGTACAAGGTTGGCAGGATCACCTTTATCAGAAACTCCAGGCCTCAGCCCAGGAAAACAACAGAGGAT GAGGATTCAGAATTCATCGCCTTCTCTGGTGAGGGACAGTCACTACGCAAGAAAGGTGGTAGAAAGCCTTGA